The Urbifossiella limnaea genome has a window encoding:
- a CDS encoding dTDP-4-dehydrorhamnose 3,5-epimerase family protein, which translates to MNVPLPKYAERGPIHDVVWVPLKFYHDQRGWLVELFRNDLIDPKYHPVMAYVSQTKPGVARGPHEHVDQSDYFCFTGPSTFRVYLWDARKDSPTYGKKEVRDVGEDAAYALIVPPGVVHAYKNVGGKDGLVFNGANRLYAGWLKQEPVDEIRHEHDANSPYQLD; encoded by the coding sequence ATGAACGTGCCCCTGCCGAAGTACGCCGAGCGCGGCCCGATCCACGACGTGGTGTGGGTGCCGCTCAAATTCTACCACGACCAGCGCGGCTGGCTCGTCGAGCTGTTCCGCAACGACCTCATCGACCCCAAGTACCACCCGGTCATGGCCTACGTGTCGCAGACGAAGCCGGGCGTGGCCCGTGGCCCGCACGAGCACGTCGACCAGTCCGACTACTTCTGCTTCACCGGCCCCTCGACGTTCCGCGTGTACCTGTGGGACGCCCGCAAGGACTCGCCGACCTACGGCAAGAAGGAGGTCCGCGACGTGGGCGAGGACGCGGCCTACGCGCTGATCGTGCCGCCGGGGGTGGTCCACGCCTACAAGAACGTCGGCGGGAAGGACGGGCTCGTCTTCAACGGGGCGAACCGGCTGTACGCCGGGTGGCTAAAGCAGGAGCCCGTGGACGAGATCCGCCACGAGCACGACGCGAACTCGCCGTACCAGCTGGACTGA
- a CDS encoding tetratricopeptide repeat protein, producing the protein MPLDPYASCPCGSGKKFKWCCVAYFAQVEKAFEQERLGQHDAALTTIKALTTGHADQPAVWGYYAQFLYNAAGNAPTPAESEKLVEQAEEALSEALKRNPNFGMAHFLRGMFRQNEGELIGALLLFRKAAETYDPEATDQLAHVYELIFRNELLLNRPVAARAALERSVRYQPDDPEAKQHFEALFGAESRLPECARKAYTLRPTAKKVPDSAATGRFSDARAAFEELTRVTAGDPAAWFNLGLVYAWTGEQPKAAEALGKSIELETDDHRAEEAAALLEVLRCGQGMENDADYLEHGFFLQIRDPQPVMQWLQGMEQARRLLGVQVDQEQGVVSAMVVEELPSLLAVGSTTLAKVVAKLTIGQGVIRVWHPNRDNSARVVEELRTRVNLAVQEPAATTTPINFGDVVIDALVYPTQTQDVQQAEEKLRGHAKHYFEEEWLHRPLKSLAGNTPLDAVGSSLLRKRVFGVVKFVADCFAGVVPQKRVGNQTVPIDVYDFAELRHKLGLEYVSAAPPHVDVPVEAPKPVAPVVPAAPAKRSITDMNAGELAAIDVAALSVGELDQAMRAALKLDARDLAVAFAQAGVTKPHDPAHADRYPLYAAAVTGATAAGEFDKAQELLSQGERFDAEHNGGSRAVEFGLKKAQLYVKAKDADKAAAAFEALIAGHPAEGKFYTTAAEEMLRLKAGAKALGFAERGLAAARTSGNRDLEGHCQELVAAAKKVG; encoded by the coding sequence ATGCCGTTGGACCCCTACGCCTCCTGCCCGTGCGGCAGCGGCAAGAAGTTCAAGTGGTGCTGCGTCGCGTACTTCGCGCAGGTCGAGAAGGCGTTCGAGCAGGAGCGCCTCGGCCAGCACGACGCCGCCCTCACGACCATCAAAGCCCTCACCACCGGTCACGCCGACCAGCCCGCGGTGTGGGGGTACTACGCCCAGTTCCTGTACAACGCCGCCGGGAACGCCCCCACGCCCGCCGAATCCGAGAAGCTCGTCGAGCAGGCCGAGGAGGCGCTGTCGGAGGCGCTGAAGCGGAACCCGAACTTCGGGATGGCCCACTTCCTCCGCGGCATGTTCCGGCAGAACGAGGGCGAGCTCATCGGGGCGCTGCTCCTGTTCCGGAAGGCCGCGGAGACCTACGACCCCGAGGCGACGGACCAACTGGCCCACGTCTACGAACTGATCTTCCGCAACGAGCTCCTGCTGAACCGGCCGGTGGCCGCGCGGGCGGCGCTGGAGCGGTCGGTGCGGTACCAGCCGGACGACCCCGAGGCGAAGCAGCACTTCGAGGCGCTGTTCGGGGCCGAGTCGCGGCTGCCGGAGTGTGCCCGCAAGGCGTACACCCTGCGGCCGACGGCGAAGAAGGTGCCCGACTCGGCGGCGACCGGCCGGTTCTCCGACGCCCGCGCCGCGTTCGAGGAACTGACCCGCGTCACGGCCGGCGACCCCGCGGCGTGGTTCAACCTCGGACTGGTCTACGCCTGGACCGGCGAGCAGCCGAAGGCCGCCGAGGCGCTCGGCAAGTCGATCGAGCTCGAGACCGACGACCACCGGGCGGAGGAGGCCGCGGCCCTGCTCGAAGTCCTCCGCTGCGGGCAGGGGATGGAGAACGACGCCGACTACCTCGAACACGGCTTCTTCCTGCAGATTCGCGACCCGCAGCCGGTCATGCAGTGGCTGCAAGGCATGGAACAGGCCCGCCGGCTGCTCGGCGTCCAGGTCGATCAGGAGCAGGGCGTCGTCAGCGCGATGGTGGTCGAGGAGCTGCCGAGCCTGCTGGCGGTGGGGAGCACCACGCTCGCGAAGGTGGTGGCGAAGCTGACCATCGGGCAGGGCGTGATCCGCGTGTGGCACCCGAACCGCGACAACTCGGCCCGCGTGGTCGAGGAACTGCGGACCCGCGTCAACCTCGCGGTGCAGGAGCCGGCGGCGACCACGACGCCGATCAACTTCGGCGACGTCGTCATCGACGCGCTGGTGTACCCGACGCAGACGCAGGACGTGCAGCAGGCCGAGGAGAAGCTCCGCGGCCACGCTAAACACTACTTCGAGGAGGAGTGGCTGCACCGCCCGCTGAAGTCGCTCGCCGGCAACACCCCGCTGGACGCCGTCGGCAGCTCGCTGCTGCGGAAGCGGGTGTTCGGCGTGGTCAAGTTCGTGGCCGACTGCTTCGCCGGCGTCGTGCCGCAGAAGCGCGTCGGCAACCAGACCGTGCCGATCGACGTGTACGACTTCGCCGAGCTGCGGCACAAGCTGGGGCTTGAGTACGTCAGCGCCGCGCCGCCACACGTCGACGTGCCGGTCGAAGCGCCGAAGCCCGTCGCCCCGGTGGTCCCGGCGGCCCCGGCCAAGCGCTCGATCACCGACATGAATGCCGGCGAACTCGCGGCCATCGACGTGGCGGCGCTGAGCGTCGGGGAGTTGGACCAGGCGATGCGGGCGGCGCTCAAGCTGGACGCGCGGGACCTGGCGGTGGCGTTCGCGCAGGCGGGCGTGACCAAGCCGCACGACCCGGCCCACGCCGACCGCTACCCGCTGTACGCCGCCGCCGTCACCGGCGCGACCGCGGCCGGGGAGTTCGACAAGGCCCAGGAACTGCTGTCGCAGGGCGAGCGGTTCGACGCCGAGCACAACGGCGGCTCGCGGGCCGTCGAGTTCGGGCTGAAGAAGGCCCAGCTGTACGTGAAGGCGAAGGACGCCGACAAGGCCGCGGCCGCGTTCGAGGCGCTGATCGCGGGGCACCCGGCGGAAGGGAAGTTCTACACGACCGCCGCCGAGGAGATGCTGCGGCTCAAGGCCGGGGCGAAGGCGCTGGGCTTCGCCGAGCGCGGGCTCGCGGCGGCTCGCACGAGCGGCAACCGCGACCTGGAAGGGCACTGCCAGGAGTTGGTGGCCGCGGCGAAGAAGGTGGGGTGA
- a CDS encoding serine/threonine protein kinase yields MVTSDLGACEWFVWDLRRSGLIDRGQLDAIVGEFLKRNPRAEAPALADHLVHQGTITPFQAERILNGKTQGLVLGPYVLLDAIGTGSMGQVYKASSKNDQNLFAVKVLPRRSMWNVRLARRQVRSFANFSHPAVVPFMDVGTAGGLHYLSWPLAEGQTLEAVVQRTGRLAPALAAVYGVQVAQGLTIAHQNSLFHGLVKPSNILVGSDGQARILDFGIGSLLVENEGESLVDTMSTANTLTSGLDCASPESIMEPTNRTPAGDQYSLGCVLYYALTGRVPFPEGSAVEKMMAHQAKEPTPIRELAPEVPDGLCKVVAKLMAKTPEDRYSGCEEVVEALEPFLGDLSASPKPGDSRGPGSGLRRPGSSGSRPGLSNPSSNYGGRTAGASAPVRTPPPPQSLPGVKINPMPPGRADVGRGAPKSNPGVRGIAAPPPPANRVPSRAAFQIPPAAEVEEPVYEAPVPQTRAENLRWAEEDTNSRSGVGPLGLVMVAVLVMVAVYFGATFLMNK; encoded by the coding sequence ATGGTGACGAGCGACCTCGGCGCGTGTGAGTGGTTCGTCTGGGACCTCCGCCGCTCCGGCCTCATCGACCGCGGCCAGCTCGACGCCATCGTCGGCGAGTTCCTGAAGCGGAACCCGCGGGCCGAGGCGCCCGCCCTGGCCGACCACCTCGTCCACCAGGGGACGATCACGCCGTTCCAGGCCGAGCGCATCCTCAACGGCAAGACGCAGGGGCTCGTGCTCGGGCCGTACGTCCTGCTGGACGCGATCGGCACCGGCAGCATGGGGCAGGTCTACAAGGCCAGCTCGAAGAACGACCAGAACCTGTTCGCGGTGAAGGTGCTGCCGCGGCGGAGCATGTGGAACGTCCGCCTGGCCCGCCGGCAGGTGCGGTCGTTCGCCAACTTCTCGCACCCGGCCGTCGTCCCGTTCATGGACGTGGGCACCGCCGGCGGCCTCCACTACCTGTCGTGGCCGCTCGCCGAGGGGCAGACGCTCGAAGCCGTGGTGCAGCGCACCGGCCGGCTCGCGCCCGCGCTCGCCGCCGTGTACGGCGTCCAGGTCGCGCAGGGGCTCACCATCGCCCACCAGAACAGCCTGTTCCACGGCCTCGTGAAGCCGTCGAACATCCTCGTCGGATCCGACGGCCAGGCCCGCATCCTCGACTTCGGCATCGGCTCGCTGCTCGTCGAGAACGAGGGCGAGAGCCTCGTGGACACGATGTCCACCGCAAACACGCTGACGAGCGGCCTGGACTGCGCCAGCCCCGAGTCGATCATGGAGCCGACGAACCGCACGCCCGCCGGCGACCAGTACAGCCTCGGCTGCGTGCTGTACTACGCCCTCACGGGCCGCGTGCCGTTCCCCGAGGGGAGTGCGGTCGAGAAGATGATGGCCCACCAGGCGAAGGAGCCGACGCCGATCCGCGAGCTGGCCCCCGAAGTGCCGGACGGGCTGTGCAAGGTGGTGGCGAAGCTCATGGCGAAGACGCCGGAGGATCGCTACTCCGGGTGCGAAGAGGTGGTCGAGGCGCTGGAGCCGTTCCTGGGCGACCTGAGCGCGAGCCCGAAGCCGGGGGACAGCCGAGGACCGGGGTCGGGCCTGCGGCGGCCCGGGTCGTCGGGGTCGCGGCCGGGGCTGTCGAATCCGTCGTCGAACTACGGCGGACGCACCGCTGGGGCGTCCGCCCCGGTGCGGACGCCGCCGCCGCCGCAGTCGCTCCCGGGGGTGAAGATCAACCCGATGCCGCCGGGCCGGGCCGACGTGGGGCGCGGGGCGCCGAAATCGAACCCGGGCGTCCGCGGGATAGCTGCGCCGCCACCGCCGGCGAACCGGGTTCCGAGCCGCGCCGCGTTCCAGATTCCGCCGGCGGCCGAGGTCGAGGAGCCGGTGTACGAGGCGCCGGTCCCGCAGACGCGGGCCGAGAACCTCCGCTGGGCCGAGGAGGATACGAACAGCCGCAGCGGCGTCGGCCCGTTAGGGCTGGTGATGGTCGCCGTGCTGGTGATGGTCGCCGTGTACTTCGGGGCGACGTTCCTGATGAACAAGTGA
- a CDS encoding rhodanese-like domain-containing protein, whose product MAKQHAPGFLALVTDAKARVRECTVDDVKRRLDAGERFTLVDVREESEFAKGHLPGAVHLGKGVIERDIEKTVPDAAAPLVLYCGGGFRSALAADAIQKMGYTNVISMDGGWSGWTGKGYPTEA is encoded by the coding sequence ATGGCCAAGCAGCACGCCCCGGGGTTCCTGGCACTCGTGACGGACGCCAAGGCGCGCGTCCGCGAGTGTACCGTGGACGACGTGAAGCGCCGCCTCGACGCCGGTGAGCGGTTCACGCTCGTGGACGTGCGCGAGGAGAGCGAGTTCGCGAAGGGCCACCTGCCGGGGGCCGTTCACCTCGGCAAGGGCGTCATCGAGCGCGACATCGAGAAGACGGTTCCCGACGCGGCGGCGCCGCTGGTGCTGTACTGCGGCGGCGGGTTCCGCTCGGCGCTGGCCGCGGACGCGATCCAGAAGATGGGCTATACGAACGTCATCAGCATGGACGGCGGGTGGTCCGGGTGGACGGGGAAGGGCTACCCGACGGAGGCGTAA
- a CDS encoding CobW family GTP-binding protein, which translates to MPAADVRVPVTVLTGFLGAGKTTLLNHILTAHHGKRIAVIENEFGEVGVDQDIVVRSEEEIFEMNNGCICCTVRGDLIRILGNLMKRRDKFDYILVETTGMADPGPVAQTFFMDDEIQRSTRLDGIVTLVDSKHVHQHWDAHEVQEQVAFADVILLNKLDLVAADEVDELESRIRQMNPTARIERTTNAVVDMDRILNVNGFNLSRALEIEPEFLEPEYPFSWGALYELPAGTHDLLIPERTKTNIAVAVVAATELVAAANAAVPVFSGDPQAVQPGGVLSPAADTFTLQLPPGPQRFALAVTGPVALFSGSNLGKIGVEVRVGGAAVAPTATRGFHHRHTHSDVNAVALTLPGDLDMKRLNAWLGEFLQTRGPDVYRMKGVLSIKGDPRRFVFQGVHMLFDGQPGATWGSARRENKLVFIGRKLDRAELEAGFRRCL; encoded by the coding sequence GTGCCAGCCGCCGATGTTCGCGTCCCCGTTACCGTCCTCACCGGGTTCCTCGGCGCGGGAAAGACCACGCTGCTGAACCACATCCTCACCGCCCACCACGGCAAGCGGATCGCCGTCATCGAGAACGAGTTCGGCGAGGTCGGCGTCGATCAGGACATCGTCGTTCGCTCGGAGGAGGAAATCTTCGAGATGAACAACGGGTGCATCTGCTGCACCGTCCGCGGCGACCTGATCCGCATCCTCGGCAACCTGATGAAGCGGCGCGACAAGTTCGACTACATCCTCGTCGAAACCACCGGCATGGCCGACCCCGGCCCGGTCGCCCAGACGTTCTTCATGGACGACGAGATCCAGCGCAGCACCCGCCTCGACGGCATCGTGACGCTGGTGGACAGCAAGCACGTCCACCAGCACTGGGACGCCCACGAGGTGCAGGAGCAGGTGGCGTTCGCCGACGTGATTCTGCTGAACAAACTCGACCTGGTCGCGGCCGACGAGGTGGACGAGCTGGAGAGCCGCATCCGCCAGATGAACCCGACCGCCCGCATCGAGCGGACGACGAACGCGGTCGTGGACATGGACCGCATCCTGAACGTGAACGGGTTCAACCTGTCGCGGGCGCTGGAGATCGAGCCCGAGTTCCTGGAGCCCGAGTACCCGTTCAGCTGGGGGGCGCTGTACGAACTCCCCGCCGGCACGCACGACCTGTTGATTCCGGAGCGGACCAAGACGAATATCGCGGTCGCGGTCGTGGCAGCAACGGAACTGGTGGCGGCGGCGAACGCGGCGGTGCCGGTGTTCTCGGGCGACCCGCAGGCCGTGCAGCCGGGTGGGGTACTGTCGCCGGCCGCCGACACGTTCACGCTACAACTTCCGCCCGGGCCGCAGCGGTTCGCGCTGGCCGTGACCGGCCCCGTGGCGCTGTTCAGCGGCTCGAACCTCGGCAAGATCGGCGTCGAGGTCCGCGTCGGCGGCGCGGCGGTGGCGCCGACCGCGACGCGCGGCTTCCACCACCGGCACACGCACTCGGACGTGAACGCCGTGGCGCTGACTCTGCCCGGCGACCTGGACATGAAGCGGCTGAACGCCTGGCTCGGCGAGTTCCTCCAGACGCGCGGCCCCGACGTGTACCGGATGAAGGGCGTGCTCAGCATCAAGGGTGACCCGCGGCGGTTCGTGTTCCAGGGCGTCCACATGCTGTTCGACGGCCAGCCGGGTGCGACGTGGGGCAGCGCCCGCCGCGAAAACAAGCTCGTGTTCATCGGCCGCAAGCTCGACCGCGCCGAGCTAGAGGCCGGCTTCCGACGGTGCCTGTAG
- a CDS encoding 2-hydroxyacid dehydrogenase, with amino-acid sequence MPRVFVARRIPAAGLDRIAAAADVDVWPDRLPPSPDQLRERVRGCDGLVSLLTDRVDAALLDAAPTLKVVSNFAVGFNNVDVPACTARGVRVGNTPGVLTDATADIAVTLMLAAARRLGESATDAKEGRWLTWEPLGWLGQDLAGKTLGIVGMGRIGFATAKRLHHGWGMKVLYTARSAKPDADRELAARRVELDELLRDSDYVSLHADLNPTTKGLFGADAFGKMKRTAVFVNTSRGPLVDQPALAAALRAGTIFAAGLDVTDPEPLPPDHELYALPNCVIAPHVASATVGTRDAMANRCADNLLAGLCGDPLPYPVNNV; translated from the coding sequence ATGCCCAGAGTCTTCGTCGCCCGCCGCATCCCCGCCGCCGGGCTCGACCGCATCGCCGCCGCCGCCGACGTGGACGTCTGGCCCGACCGCCTCCCCCCTTCCCCGGACCAACTCCGCGAGCGCGTCCGCGGCTGTGACGGCCTGGTGTCACTCCTCACCGACCGCGTGGACGCCGCGCTGCTGGACGCGGCCCCGACGCTGAAGGTCGTCAGCAACTTCGCCGTCGGCTTCAACAACGTGGACGTGCCGGCCTGCACCGCCCGCGGGGTTCGCGTCGGCAACACGCCCGGCGTGCTGACCGATGCCACCGCCGACATCGCCGTGACGCTGATGCTCGCGGCCGCACGCCGGCTCGGCGAGAGCGCCACCGACGCGAAGGAGGGCCGCTGGCTGACGTGGGAGCCGCTCGGCTGGCTGGGGCAGGATTTGGCGGGAAAGACGCTCGGCATCGTCGGCATGGGCCGCATCGGCTTCGCCACCGCGAAGCGGCTGCACCACGGCTGGGGCATGAAGGTGCTGTACACGGCTCGCTCCGCGAAGCCGGACGCCGACCGCGAGTTGGCCGCCCGCCGCGTCGAACTCGACGAGTTGCTCCGCGACAGCGATTACGTGTCGCTCCACGCCGACCTGAACCCGACGACGAAGGGGCTGTTCGGCGCCGACGCCTTCGGGAAGATGAAGCGCACGGCCGTGTTCGTGAACACGTCGCGCGGGCCGCTGGTGGACCAGCCCGCGCTCGCGGCGGCGCTGCGGGCCGGCACCATCTTCGCCGCCGGCCTGGACGTGACCGACCCCGAACCGCTGCCGCCGGACCACGAGTTGTACGCGCTGCCGAACTGCGTGATCGCCCCCCACGTCGCCAGCGCCACCGTCGGCACCCGCGACGCGATGGCGAACCGCTGTGCGGACAACCTGCTGGCCGGCCTCTGCGGTGACCCACTGCCCTACCCGGTGAACAACGTCTGA
- a CDS encoding bifunctional heptose 7-phosphate kinase/heptose 1-phosphate adenyltransferase, translated as MLTTELVEQVLRTIPGKTVGLLGDLFLDRYLDIDPARDEPSVETGLTAYQVVGVRSYPGALGTVLNNLAALGVGQIVPVAAIGDDGEGYELRQALARVPAVDATHVFAAPARRTPTYTKPMYGEKELNRLDIKNRTATPAAVETDILARLDAVWPTVDALIVLDQVSEADCGVVTARVRDRLAELGERDPSKFVLADSREQIGKFRNVCVKPNSDEARKAVPEPDTLFPDDDEMGLFQSRCIELAMLHTHRIVFGTVGDHGIFFTRRTSADGGGGYIVSAYPVTGPIDICGAGDSCSAGITSAVVSGLTHEQAAAFGNLVASITIQQIGVTGTATPAQVRARWREVSNS; from the coding sequence ATGCTCACCACCGAACTCGTCGAACAGGTTCTCCGCACGATCCCCGGCAAGACCGTCGGCCTGCTCGGCGACCTGTTCCTCGACCGCTACCTCGACATCGACCCGGCCCGCGACGAGCCGTCGGTCGAGACCGGCCTGACGGCGTACCAGGTGGTCGGCGTCCGCAGCTACCCCGGGGCGCTCGGCACGGTGCTGAACAACCTCGCCGCGCTGGGCGTCGGCCAAATCGTCCCCGTGGCCGCGATCGGCGACGACGGCGAGGGCTACGAGCTGCGTCAGGCGCTGGCCCGCGTCCCGGCCGTGGACGCGACGCACGTCTTCGCCGCCCCCGCCCGCCGCACACCGACATACACGAAGCCGATGTATGGCGAGAAGGAGTTGAACCGCCTCGACATCAAGAACCGCACGGCAACCCCGGCCGCGGTCGAAACCGACATTCTCGCCCGCCTCGACGCCGTGTGGCCGACGGTGGACGCGCTGATCGTGCTGGATCAGGTGAGCGAGGCCGATTGCGGTGTGGTGACCGCCCGCGTCCGCGACCGCCTCGCGGAGTTGGGCGAGCGCGACCCGTCGAAGTTCGTCCTGGCCGACAGCCGCGAGCAGATCGGGAAGTTCCGCAACGTCTGCGTGAAGCCGAACTCAGACGAAGCTCGAAAAGCAGTCCCGGAGCCAGACACTCTTTTCCCCGACGACGATGAGATGGGACTGTTTCAGAGCCGATGCATCGAACTCGCTATGCTCCACACGCACCGGATCGTGTTCGGTACTGTCGGGGACCACGGCATTTTCTTCACCCGGCGCACCAGTGCCGACGGCGGCGGCGGTTACATCGTGTCAGCCTACCCGGTGACCGGCCCGATCGACATCTGCGGGGCCGGGGACAGTTGTTCGGCGGGGATCACGTCGGCGGTGGTCAGCGGGCTGACGCACGAGCAGGCGGCGGCGTTCGGCAACCTCGTCGCTTCGATCACCATCCAACAAATCGGCGTCACCGGGACCGCCACGCCGGCGCAAGTCCGTGCCCGCTGGCGAGAAGTGAGCAACTCCTGA
- a CDS encoding lactate racemase domain-containing protein produces MDIPLVQLVRQTAPQPQLADVAAAVRRAWLDSTTAARIKPGMRVGVGCGSRGIRNYLLIAKATIDALKELGAKPVVIAAMGSHGGANAAGQRELLAGYDIDEAHLGVPVLTDMDAANIGTNSWGQPVWWDKNALACDAVVTVSRVKPHTDFRGAFESGVVKMLVIGFGKRHGADQVHSFGTRGLRDMMPESCKVILDKTPFVGGLAILENANEETAKVEVIDRADLFDREPVLLEEARRIMGRLPFPAFDVLVVGECGKNYSGAGMDPNVVGRMLIEASPEAETNNPRVTRMAVLDVSPESHGNGTGIGIADLTTDRALASIDQVPFRMNNLTARFLWRSKLPIAFPTDREVIAASVETCWQPVQEQVKFAVIPNTLEVVELWASPALAAEAAGHPHLELVGSPRPLPFDAAGNLRQEELFPHSVRGRRTAGH; encoded by the coding sequence GTGGACATTCCGCTGGTTCAGCTCGTTCGTCAGACCGCCCCGCAACCGCAACTCGCCGACGTGGCCGCCGCCGTCCGCCGGGCGTGGCTCGACAGCACGACCGCCGCCCGCATCAAGCCCGGCATGCGCGTCGGCGTCGGCTGCGGCAGCCGCGGCATCCGCAACTACCTGCTCATCGCCAAAGCCACGATCGACGCCCTGAAGGAACTGGGGGCGAAGCCTGTGGTCATCGCCGCGATGGGCTCGCACGGCGGGGCCAACGCCGCCGGCCAGCGCGAACTCCTCGCCGGCTACGACATTGACGAGGCCCACCTCGGCGTGCCCGTGCTCACCGACATGGACGCGGCGAATATCGGCACCAACAGCTGGGGCCAGCCGGTGTGGTGGGACAAGAACGCGCTGGCGTGCGACGCCGTGGTGACGGTGTCGCGGGTGAAGCCGCACACGGACTTCCGCGGGGCGTTCGAGAGCGGCGTGGTGAAGATGCTGGTGATCGGCTTCGGCAAGCGGCACGGGGCCGACCAGGTCCACAGCTTTGGCACCCGCGGCCTGCGCGACATGATGCCGGAGTCGTGCAAAGTGATCCTCGACAAGACGCCGTTCGTCGGCGGGCTGGCGATCCTGGAGAACGCGAACGAGGAGACGGCGAAGGTCGAGGTGATCGACCGCGCCGACCTGTTCGACCGCGAGCCGGTGCTGCTGGAGGAGGCGCGGCGGATCATGGGCCGGCTGCCGTTCCCGGCGTTCGACGTGCTGGTGGTCGGCGAGTGCGGGAAGAACTACAGCGGCGCCGGGATGGACCCGAACGTGGTGGGCCGGATGCTGATCGAGGCGAGCCCGGAGGCCGAGACGAACAACCCGCGGGTGACGCGGATGGCGGTGCTGGACGTGTCGCCGGAGAGCCACGGCAACGGCACCGGCATCGGCATCGCCGACCTGACGACGGACCGCGCCCTGGCGTCGATCGACCAGGTGCCGTTCCGCATGAACAACCTGACGGCGCGGTTCCTGTGGCGGAGCAAGCTGCCGATCGCGTTCCCGACCGACCGCGAAGTGATCGCCGCATCCGTGGAGACGTGCTGGCAGCCGGTGCAGGAGCAGGTGAAGTTCGCGGTGATCCCGAACACGCTGGAGGTGGTGGAGTTGTGGGCGTCTCCGGCGCTCGCGGCCGAGGCGGCGGGCCACCCGCACCTGGAACTGGTGGGGAGCCCGCGCCCGCTGCCGTTCGACGCCGCGGGCAACTTGCGGCAGGAGGAGCTGTTCCCGCACAGTGTCCGCGGACGGCGGACGGCGGGGCACTGA